From Eretmochelys imbricata isolate rEreImb1 chromosome 17, rEreImb1.hap1, whole genome shotgun sequence, a single genomic window includes:
- the MRM1 gene encoding rRNA methyltransferase 1, mitochondrial isoform X2: MAFVVEMVPIFKFSIWKAARVSFTFSCNSHFQAVKHFSTQEKEPSQSASPPGFGNEGNSHHHGSHHLPMSGLGDAAQVMPKSHPPHKSYKGLARQKNLRWQWKSNMRSTEQAASSSEEFRNLREDDFSKERKRQVPKPTSIERTKGSEILFGIAPCSLALSQSKRDFFKLFLKSGSSCTRPVMEEFAQRAKACGVPVHHVRRQVLDALCKGQVHQGVCLEATPLHFRSLEEAEASHVGVATGLGTQLIWLVLEQIQDPMNLGAVLRSAHFLGVDRVVTSRKDSCPLTPTVSKASAGAMEVLDVYSTDNLQRFLKTSSNGLGPRRLWKNSPRVADSGSSQRRLCSVCFLRGLKSVNKLQ, encoded by the exons ATGGCCTTTGTGGTGGAGATGGTGCCGATCTTTAAGTTCAGCATCTGGAAAGCTGCAAGAGTTTCATTTACTTTTAGTTGCAACAGTCATTTTCAGGCAGTGAAACATTTTTCAACTCAGGAGAAGGAGCCCTCGCAATCTGCATCACCCCCAGGGTTTGGGAATGAAGGAAATTCACACCATCACGGCAGCCACCATCTTCCAATGTCGGGACTTGGGGATGCTGCACAAGTGATGCCTAAATCACATCCTCCTCACAAAAGCTATAAAGGTCTCGCCCGTCAGAAGAATTTGCGGTGGCAGTGGAAGTCTAACATGAGAAGCACTGAGCAGGCTGCATCTTCCAGTGAGGAATTTAGGAACCTGAGAGAGGATGACTTCTCAAAAGAGCGGAAAAGACAAGTGCCAAAGCCTACATCCATTGAAAGGACCAAAGGTTCAGAGATCCTGTTTGGCATTGCgccctgctccctggctttgTCGCAGTCAAAGAGGGACTTTTTCAAGTTATTCCTCAAGTCGGGCAGCAGCTGCACACGGCCTGTGATGGAAGAGTTTGCCCAACGAGCTAAGGCCTGCGGGGTCCCCGTGCACCATGTTAGAAGGCAGGTGCTGGATGCCCTTTGCAAAGGTCAAGTGCACCAAGGAGTTTGCTTAGAGGCTACTCCTCTCCATTTTAGGAGCTTGGAAGAAGCTGAAGCTTCCCATGTTGGGGTTGCCACTGGACTGGGCACACAGCTGATTTGGCTGGTGCTAGAGCAGATACAGGATCCTATGAATCTGGGTGCAGTGCTGCGTTCCGCGCACTTCTTAGGAGTTGACAGAGTGGTGACCAGCCGAAAGGACAG CTGCCCCCTTACTCCTACAGTGAGCAAAGCAAGCGCTGGAGCCATGGAGGTTTTGGACGTATACAGCACAGATAATCTCCAGAGATTTCTGAAG ACTAGCAGTAACGGCCTCGGTCCAAGGCGTCTGTGGAAGAACTCCCCACGGGTTGCGGACAGTGGTTCAAGCCAAAGGAGACTGTGCAGTGTCTGCTTTCTAAGGGGGCTAAAATCAGTAAATAAGTTGCAATAA